In Dermatophagoides farinae isolate YC_2012a chromosome 9, ASM2471394v1, whole genome shotgun sequence, a genomic segment contains:
- the LOC124498348 gene encoding uncharacterized protein LOC124498348 isoform X2 yields the protein MMSEDKSKRQTLRVKITKASKQMIVLSLEQLLCLQNEYDIVSELCLLENPHDFDEQKSKDDLYKQKIQALIALERTKNQLASITLDDVELSAEFDDEAGSGATSTNHRDPSSSQGDLSFSLHNPIRINSLAYPSSVRASDLLSFDGNVMNWCPFRLSFEDEVMKNPNLLDTKKRNLLLKVLQNDALDRAMDLVRQEKTLQSIWSSLNDYYGDPNKVDEHLIKRIRSLAFVNSPFDSSKLEIMLKEVRRISSSCNSLGAAYLSRSNSLVKEVLWKCGRSLREKLCHVETLSQLVKELEKLYKSALCLDTFERREANRPFRPATQQVASTSAARCLFCHQSNHSSADCQSTLTVDEKKRILSSNNLCFKCVLPGHRANACSRAASIRCRVCRLNHPTVLHQVRLNDHQNSRNHNNANQPSAATSSATSSASSSTSSSVASTTLSNPSASPPSSTTAAVSVLSMASTSSVPEANISSSSVSSTVASFNSSTGKALVAQFNGVASPSTTIERPAFIINLCGRKCMVWLDTCSPFTLIRNSLVNLNDCVTVSPICLSGFSGGSVTMSNKKISVILESEVIRVSIDAYVIPNLPHCDLIIGTDMLPRITKIDPLNTLKWESKFGDIHYGPVAAIGYSAVDKDDEDEDDDTDFNMHVVRLDNGRFEAKLPFLSNSRPPSNYPKALTLLNKLIYRLEAQKSYDLYRNEFMKYVSSGQAVEVNDSDGFFIPHHAVLRAESSSSPVRIVFNASFGRESSLNSLLWKGSVLGLDVLPHLFRIRLFKYFCTADLRKAFLQISIHPDHRKFIRLLWREKDGQIKKYEMTVLPFGVISSPAILTQVVDRIVRSIDNESSRKLLSGVTYMDDLLIGSNNIEDLRQCVSDAKRAFSLSGFEMHKICSNISVPDGTSVNSAGLLGLLWNIPDDTISLKHRDLSSSLLTKRNMLSIIGRIFDPLGIIDPLKLQLRLLFSRIVTNDWDSTIDDDCAREWNAAIADWSKLEEISFDRYISDTSCLYCFADASETGLGFCIYLGNHLLFGKSKVAPKSKTIVEKELLALCGLAKMVSRVRKLLDDSQIRPIVHIFSDSRINLDRLNSSPNRFKFHIGKKLLRILQMVSECQASVFYIPGNLNPADLFSRPISIGDYIKRKPWFLQSSDLSEVPCPVVTVCSIKKEDMDLDFKNFLNHLPSVEKMIRWIDRLRRWLPKHRQEKMIDSRFLLFRCFQMGERLKSSHDHFIDDRGLIVYRMRDGINSVWIPPRSALAHALLLVAHRMAKHNGVKLSLAQIPPEIIIGDANRSMNRLIYRCLICRSRRGKAITVPFGPSYHEIDVFSGPFSRIAIDGFGPFELKNGKKYWGLVVVCLSTRCLRIGVLENLTPLAAARALNSVFHEVGYPKFILSDNGTNFKPIKAALEKSGMSVVWWTTTPLAPWQNGSAERFVKIVKSCLSMYDKKCRSLYVAILRFREVESIVNARPILAGERPISAHEFCFHRPLHLIPENVSDIKPVNLDRLYRFNVDLKKRFTKLLRLRYYNLYRFRPKTQPSSIKGKYKNWR from the exons TCCGTCGTCTGTACGTGCTTCCGATTTGTTGTCATTCGATGGCAATGTCATGAATTGGTGTCCGTTTCGTTTATCTTTCGAGGATGAAGTTATGAAAAACCCGAATTTATTGGATACCAAAAAACGTAATCTTCTTCTTAAAGTGTTGCAGAATGATGCTTTGGATCGTGCAATGGATTTGGTTCGCCAGGAGAAAACCTTGCAATCGATATGGTCTTCTTTGAATGATTACTATGGCGATCCTAATAAGGTCGATGAACATTTGATCAAACGAATTCGTTCTTTAGCTTTCGTGAATTCTCCTTTTGATTCATCTAAGTTGGAAATTATGCTAAAAGAAGTACGTCGAATTTCTAGCTCATGTAATAGCCTGGGAGCTGCCTATTTATCTCGTTCTAATTCTCTGGTTAAGGAAGTTTTATGGAAATGTGGTCGATCTTTGCGTGAAAAGTTATGTCATGTAGAAACGTTATCCCAGTTGGTAAAAGAGCTGGAGAAATTATATAAGTCGGCATTGTGCCTAGATACATTTGAACGTCGTGAAGCAAATAGACCATTTCGACCAGCTACTCAACAGGTTGCTTCTACATCCGCTGCACGTTGtcttttttgtcatcaatcgaatcattcaTCGGCAGATTGTCAAAGTACATTAACAGTTGACGAGAAAAAACGAATTCTAAGTTCGAATAATTTGTGCTTCAAATGCGTTTTGCCTGGACATCGTGCTAATGCTTGCTCTCGCGCAGCCTCTATTCGTTGTAGAGTGTGTCGATTGAATCATCCAACTGTTTTGCATCAAGTTCGATTAAACGATCATCAGAATTCACGTAATCACAATAATGCTAATCAACCTTCGGCTGCAACTTCTTCTGCAACATCTTCTGCTTCTTCGTCTACTTCATCGTCTGtagcatcaacaacattgtcTAATCCATCTGCTTCTCCACCTTCATCTACTACTGCTGCAGTTTCCGTTCTTTCTATGGCTTCTACATCATCAGTTCCGGAAGCGAATATTTCTTCGTCATCAGTCTCTTCCACCGTTGCTAGCTTTAATTCGTCGACCGGTAAAGCTTTAGTTGCTCAATTTAATGGTGTAGCTTCACCTTCCACAACAATAGAACGTCCAGCTTTCATTATAAATTTATGTGGACGAAAATGTATGGTTTGGTTAGACACGTGTTCACCATTCACATTAATACGGAATAGTTTGGTCAACCTTAATGATTGTGTTACCGTTTCCCCTATATGTTTGTCCGGCTTTTCTGGTGGATCCGTAACAATGTCGAATAAGAAAATATCGGTTATTCTGGAATCCGAAGTTATCCGCGTGTCGATCGATGCTTACGTTATACCGAATTTACCACATTGTGATTTGATCATTGGAACAGACATGCTTCCGCGAATTACCAAAATCGATCCTTTGAATACGCTTAAGTGGGAGTCAAAATTTGGAGATATTCATTACGGTCCAGTCGCTGCGATCGGTTATTCAGCTGtcgataaagatgatgaagacgaagatgatgatacagACTTCAACATGCATGTGGTTCGTCTAGATAATGGACGTTTCGAAGCAAAGCTTCCGTTCTTGTCCAACTCACGCCCACCGTCTAATTATCCGAAAGCATTAACGCTGCTAAATAAACTAATTTATCGTTTGGAAGCTCAAAAATCGTATGATTTGTatcgaaatgaattcatGAAATACGTGTCTTCTGGCCAAGCCGTAGAAGTGAACGATTCTGATGGCTTTTTCATTCCACATCATGCAGTTCTTCGTGCTGAATCTTCTTCATCGCCCGTTCGTATTGTCTTTAATGCATCTTTTGGTCGAGAATCGTCGTTAAATAGCTTGCTTTGGAAAGGATCCGTTTTGGGTTTGGACGTTTTACCACATTTATTTCGTATACGACTGTTTAAATATTTCTGTACCGCCGACTTACGAAAAGCTTTCTTGCAAATATCGATACATCCAGATCATCGGAAGTTTATTCGCCTGTTGTGGAGAGAAAAAGATggtcaaatcaaaaaatacgAGATGACTGTACTTCCTTTTGGTGTTATATCTTCTCCTGCAATTCTTACACAAGTCGTAGATAGAATTGTCCgttcaattgataatgagTCATCTCGTAAATTGCTTTCCGGTGTTACATATATGGATGATTTACTTATCGGTTCTAACAATATCGAAGATTTACGTCAATGTGTGTCCGACGCTAAACGTGCTTTCTCGTTATCTGGCTTCGAGATGCataaaatttgttcaaatatTTCAGTACCGGATGGCACATCTGTTAATAGCGCTGGTTTGTTGGGCCTCTTGTGGAATATTCCTGACGACACTATTAGTTTGAAACATCGTGATTTATCGTCTTCTTTGTTAACAAAACGTAATATGTTGTCGATAATTGGCCGAATATTTGATCCATTAGGAATCATTGATCCTTTGAAACTTCAGTTACGACTATTGTTTTCTCGTATCGTCACAAATGATTGGGATTCtacgattgatgatgattgcgcTCGAGAATGGAATGCCGCAATCGCTGATTGGTCAAAATTGGAAGAAATTAGTTTTGATCGTTATATTTCAGATACGTCTTGTTTATACTGTTTTGCTGATGCTAGTGAAACTGGTCTTGGTTTTTGTATCTATTTGGGAAATCATTTGCTGTTTGGGAAGAGCAAAGTGGCTCCGAAGTCTAAGACAATTGTCGAAAAAGAATTATTGGCTTTATGTGGTTTGGCAAAGATGGTTTCTCGAGTACGGAAATTATTGGATGATTCACAAATTCGTCCTATTGTACACATCTTTTCAGATTCAAGAATTAATTTAGATCGTTTGAATTCTTCGCCAAATCgttttaaatttcatattGGAAAGAAGCTTTTGCGTATCCTACAAATGGTATCGGAGTGTCAAGCATCCGTTTTTTATATTCCTGGAAATTTGAATCCAGCAGATCTATTTAGTCGACCTATTTCAATCGGTGACTATATCAAACGAAAACCTTGGTTTCTACAATCGTCAGATTTATCGGAAGTACCATGTCCAGTAGTAACCGTTTGCTCCatcaaaaaagaagataTGGATTTAGATTTTAAGAATTTTCTGAATCACCTTCCGtctgttgaaaaaatgatccgATGGATTGATAGATTACGTCGATGGCTTCCGAAGCACcgtcaagaaaaaatgattgattctcGCTTCCTGTTATTTCGTTGTTTTCAAATGGGAGAACGTTTGAAAAGTTCTCATGATCATTTCATAGATGATCGTGGCTTGATTGTTTACCGCATGAGGGACGGGATTAATTCGGTTTGGATCCCGCCGCGCTCAGCTCTGGCTCATGCTTTATTGTTGGTCGCACATCGTATGGCTAAGCATAATGGCGTTAAGCTTTCGCTAGCACAAATACCTCCAGAAATCATTATTGGTGACGCTAATCGATCTATGAATCGTTTGATTTATCGGTGTCTAATTTGTAGAAGTCGTCGTGGAAAAGCAATTACTGTTCCGTTTGGGCCATCATATCACGAGATAGACGTTTTTAGCGGGCCATTCAGTCGAATTGCTATTGATGGTTTCGGAccatttgaattaaaaaatggCAAGAAATATTGGggtttggttgttgtttgtttgtctacGAGATGTTTACGTATTGGCGTTCTCGAAAATCTCACTCCTTTAGCTGCTGCTCGTGCATTAAATTCTGTCTTCCATGAAGTGGGATATCCTAAATTCATCCTGTCAGATAACGGCACAAATTTTAAGCCTATCAAGGCAGCTCTAGAAAAATCTGGTATGTCTGTTGTTTGGTGGACGACTACGCCGTTGGCTCCTTGGCAGAATGGTTCTGCCGAACGTTTTGTCAAAATTGTAAAATCGTGTTTGTCCATGTATGACAAAAAGTGTCGATCATTATATGTTGCGATTCTACGCTTTAGAGAAGTGGAATCTATTGTTAACGCAAGACCAATTTTGGCTGGTGAACGTCCGATTTCAGCTCATGAATTCTGCTTCCATCGCCCACTTCATCTTATTCCTGAGAATGTTTCAGATATTAAGCCTGTCAATTTGGATCGTTTATATCGTTTCAACGTTGATCTTAAAAAACGTTTCACAAAATTATTAAGACTCCGATATTACAATCTATATCGTTTCCGGCCTAAAACGCAGCCTTCGTCTATCAAA GGCAAATACAAGAATTGGCGATAG
- the LOC124498348 gene encoding uncharacterized protein LOC124498348 isoform X1, with product MMSEDKSKRQTLRVKITKASKQMIVLSLEQLLCLQNEYDIVSELCLLENPHDFDEQKSKDDLYKQKIQALIALERTKNQLASITLDDVELSAEFDDEAGSGATSTNHRDPSSSQGDLSFSLHNPIRINSLAYPSSVRASDLLSFDGNVMNWCPFRLSFEDEVMKNPNLLDTKKRNLLLKVLQNDALDRAMDLVRQEKTLQSIWSSLNDYYGDPNKVDEHLIKRIRSLAFVNSPFDSSKLEIMLKEVRRISSSCNSLGAAYLSRSNSLVKEVLWKCGRSLREKLCHVETLSQLVKELEKLYKSALCLDTFERREANRPFRPATQQVASTSAARCLFCHQSNHSSADCQSTLTVDEKKRILSSNNLCFKCVLPGHRANACSRAASIRCRVCRLNHPTVLHQVRLNDHQNSRNHNNANQPSAATSSATSSASSSTSSSVASTTLSNPSASPPSSTTAAVSVLSMASTSSVPEANISSSSVSSTVASFNSSTGKALVAQFNGVASPSTTIERPAFIINLCGRKCMVWLDTCSPFTLIRNSLVNLNDCVTVSPICLSGFSGGSVTMSNKKISVILESEVIRVSIDAYVIPNLPHCDLIIGTDMLPRITKIDPLNTLKWESKFGDIHYGPVAAIGYSAVDKDDEDEDDDTDFNMHVVRLDNGRFEAKLPFLSNSRPPSNYPKALTLLNKLIYRLEAQKSYDLYRNEFMKYVSSGQAVEVNDSDGFFIPHHAVLRAESSSSPVRIVFNASFGRESSLNSLLWKGSVLGLDVLPHLFRIRLFKYFCTADLRKAFLQISIHPDHRKFIRLLWREKDGQIKKYEMTVLPFGVISSPAILTQVVDRIVRSIDNESSRKLLSGVTYMDDLLIGSNNIEDLRQCVSDAKRAFSLSGFEMHKICSNISVPDGTSVNSAGLLGLLWNIPDDTISLKHRDLSSSLLTKRNMLSIIGRIFDPLGIIDPLKLQLRLLFSRIVTNDWDSTIDDDCAREWNAAIADWSKLEEISFDRYISDTSCLYCFADASETGLGFCIYLGNHLLFGKSKVAPKSKTIVEKELLALCGLAKMVSRVRKLLDDSQIRPIVHIFSDSRINLDRLNSSPNRFKFHIGKKLLRILQMVSECQASVFYIPGNLNPADLFSRPISIGDYIKRKPWFLQSSDLSEVPCPVVTVCSIKKEDMDLDFKNFLNHLPSVEKMIRWIDRLRRWLPKHRQEKMIDSRFLLFRCFQMGERLKSSHDHFIDDRGLIVYRMRDGINSVWIPPRSALAHALLLVAHRMAKHNGVKLSLAQIPPEIIIGDANRSMNRLIYRCLICRSRRGKAITVPFGPSYHEIDVFSGPFSRIAIDGFGPFELKNGKKYWGLVVVCLSTRCLRIGVLENLTPLAAARALNSVFHEVGYPKFILSDNGTNFKPIKAALEKSGMSVVWWTTTPLAPWQNGSAERFVKIVKSCLSMYDKKCRSLYVAILRFREVESIVNARPILAGERPISAHEFCFHRPLHLIPENVSDIKPVNLDRLYRFNVDLKKRFTKLLRLRYYNLYRFRPKTQPSSIKVGDFVLVPEQTKREIWPTGQIQELAIGRDGYIRSARINFQGSSLWRPISGLIPISRAEDCGVSSFQ from the coding sequence TCCGTCGTCTGTACGTGCTTCCGATTTGTTGTCATTCGATGGCAATGTCATGAATTGGTGTCCGTTTCGTTTATCTTTCGAGGATGAAGTTATGAAAAACCCGAATTTATTGGATACCAAAAAACGTAATCTTCTTCTTAAAGTGTTGCAGAATGATGCTTTGGATCGTGCAATGGATTTGGTTCGCCAGGAGAAAACCTTGCAATCGATATGGTCTTCTTTGAATGATTACTATGGCGATCCTAATAAGGTCGATGAACATTTGATCAAACGAATTCGTTCTTTAGCTTTCGTGAATTCTCCTTTTGATTCATCTAAGTTGGAAATTATGCTAAAAGAAGTACGTCGAATTTCTAGCTCATGTAATAGCCTGGGAGCTGCCTATTTATCTCGTTCTAATTCTCTGGTTAAGGAAGTTTTATGGAAATGTGGTCGATCTTTGCGTGAAAAGTTATGTCATGTAGAAACGTTATCCCAGTTGGTAAAAGAGCTGGAGAAATTATATAAGTCGGCATTGTGCCTAGATACATTTGAACGTCGTGAAGCAAATAGACCATTTCGACCAGCTACTCAACAGGTTGCTTCTACATCCGCTGCACGTTGtcttttttgtcatcaatcgaatcattcaTCGGCAGATTGTCAAAGTACATTAACAGTTGACGAGAAAAAACGAATTCTAAGTTCGAATAATTTGTGCTTCAAATGCGTTTTGCCTGGACATCGTGCTAATGCTTGCTCTCGCGCAGCCTCTATTCGTTGTAGAGTGTGTCGATTGAATCATCCAACTGTTTTGCATCAAGTTCGATTAAACGATCATCAGAATTCACGTAATCACAATAATGCTAATCAACCTTCGGCTGCAACTTCTTCTGCAACATCTTCTGCTTCTTCGTCTACTTCATCGTCTGtagcatcaacaacattgtcTAATCCATCTGCTTCTCCACCTTCATCTACTACTGCTGCAGTTTCCGTTCTTTCTATGGCTTCTACATCATCAGTTCCGGAAGCGAATATTTCTTCGTCATCAGTCTCTTCCACCGTTGCTAGCTTTAATTCGTCGACCGGTAAAGCTTTAGTTGCTCAATTTAATGGTGTAGCTTCACCTTCCACAACAATAGAACGTCCAGCTTTCATTATAAATTTATGTGGACGAAAATGTATGGTTTGGTTAGACACGTGTTCACCATTCACATTAATACGGAATAGTTTGGTCAACCTTAATGATTGTGTTACCGTTTCCCCTATATGTTTGTCCGGCTTTTCTGGTGGATCCGTAACAATGTCGAATAAGAAAATATCGGTTATTCTGGAATCCGAAGTTATCCGCGTGTCGATCGATGCTTACGTTATACCGAATTTACCACATTGTGATTTGATCATTGGAACAGACATGCTTCCGCGAATTACCAAAATCGATCCTTTGAATACGCTTAAGTGGGAGTCAAAATTTGGAGATATTCATTACGGTCCAGTCGCTGCGATCGGTTATTCAGCTGtcgataaagatgatgaagacgaagatgatgatacagACTTCAACATGCATGTGGTTCGTCTAGATAATGGACGTTTCGAAGCAAAGCTTCCGTTCTTGTCCAACTCACGCCCACCGTCTAATTATCCGAAAGCATTAACGCTGCTAAATAAACTAATTTATCGTTTGGAAGCTCAAAAATCGTATGATTTGTatcgaaatgaattcatGAAATACGTGTCTTCTGGCCAAGCCGTAGAAGTGAACGATTCTGATGGCTTTTTCATTCCACATCATGCAGTTCTTCGTGCTGAATCTTCTTCATCGCCCGTTCGTATTGTCTTTAATGCATCTTTTGGTCGAGAATCGTCGTTAAATAGCTTGCTTTGGAAAGGATCCGTTTTGGGTTTGGACGTTTTACCACATTTATTTCGTATACGACTGTTTAAATATTTCTGTACCGCCGACTTACGAAAAGCTTTCTTGCAAATATCGATACATCCAGATCATCGGAAGTTTATTCGCCTGTTGTGGAGAGAAAAAGATggtcaaatcaaaaaatacgAGATGACTGTACTTCCTTTTGGTGTTATATCTTCTCCTGCAATTCTTACACAAGTCGTAGATAGAATTGTCCgttcaattgataatgagTCATCTCGTAAATTGCTTTCCGGTGTTACATATATGGATGATTTACTTATCGGTTCTAACAATATCGAAGATTTACGTCAATGTGTGTCCGACGCTAAACGTGCTTTCTCGTTATCTGGCTTCGAGATGCataaaatttgttcaaatatTTCAGTACCGGATGGCACATCTGTTAATAGCGCTGGTTTGTTGGGCCTCTTGTGGAATATTCCTGACGACACTATTAGTTTGAAACATCGTGATTTATCGTCTTCTTTGTTAACAAAACGTAATATGTTGTCGATAATTGGCCGAATATTTGATCCATTAGGAATCATTGATCCTTTGAAACTTCAGTTACGACTATTGTTTTCTCGTATCGTCACAAATGATTGGGATTCtacgattgatgatgattgcgcTCGAGAATGGAATGCCGCAATCGCTGATTGGTCAAAATTGGAAGAAATTAGTTTTGATCGTTATATTTCAGATACGTCTTGTTTATACTGTTTTGCTGATGCTAGTGAAACTGGTCTTGGTTTTTGTATCTATTTGGGAAATCATTTGCTGTTTGGGAAGAGCAAAGTGGCTCCGAAGTCTAAGACAATTGTCGAAAAAGAATTATTGGCTTTATGTGGTTTGGCAAAGATGGTTTCTCGAGTACGGAAATTATTGGATGATTCACAAATTCGTCCTATTGTACACATCTTTTCAGATTCAAGAATTAATTTAGATCGTTTGAATTCTTCGCCAAATCgttttaaatttcatattGGAAAGAAGCTTTTGCGTATCCTACAAATGGTATCGGAGTGTCAAGCATCCGTTTTTTATATTCCTGGAAATTTGAATCCAGCAGATCTATTTAGTCGACCTATTTCAATCGGTGACTATATCAAACGAAAACCTTGGTTTCTACAATCGTCAGATTTATCGGAAGTACCATGTCCAGTAGTAACCGTTTGCTCCatcaaaaaagaagataTGGATTTAGATTTTAAGAATTTTCTGAATCACCTTCCGtctgttgaaaaaatgatccgATGGATTGATAGATTACGTCGATGGCTTCCGAAGCACcgtcaagaaaaaatgattgattctcGCTTCCTGTTATTTCGTTGTTTTCAAATGGGAGAACGTTTGAAAAGTTCTCATGATCATTTCATAGATGATCGTGGCTTGATTGTTTACCGCATGAGGGACGGGATTAATTCGGTTTGGATCCCGCCGCGCTCAGCTCTGGCTCATGCTTTATTGTTGGTCGCACATCGTATGGCTAAGCATAATGGCGTTAAGCTTTCGCTAGCACAAATACCTCCAGAAATCATTATTGGTGACGCTAATCGATCTATGAATCGTTTGATTTATCGGTGTCTAATTTGTAGAAGTCGTCGTGGAAAAGCAATTACTGTTCCGTTTGGGCCATCATATCACGAGATAGACGTTTTTAGCGGGCCATTCAGTCGAATTGCTATTGATGGTTTCGGAccatttgaattaaaaaatggCAAGAAATATTGGggtttggttgttgtttgtttgtctacGAGATGTTTACGTATTGGCGTTCTCGAAAATCTCACTCCTTTAGCTGCTGCTCGTGCATTAAATTCTGTCTTCCATGAAGTGGGATATCCTAAATTCATCCTGTCAGATAACGGCACAAATTTTAAGCCTATCAAGGCAGCTCTAGAAAAATCTGGTATGTCTGTTGTTTGGTGGACGACTACGCCGTTGGCTCCTTGGCAGAATGGTTCTGCCGAACGTTTTGTCAAAATTGTAAAATCGTGTTTGTCCATGTATGACAAAAAGTGTCGATCATTATATGTTGCGATTCTACGCTTTAGAGAAGTGGAATCTATTGTTAACGCAAGACCAATTTTGGCTGGTGAACGTCCGATTTCAGCTCATGAATTCTGCTTCCATCGCCCACTTCATCTTATTCCTGAGAATGTTTCAGATATTAAGCCTGTCAATTTGGATCGTTTATATCGTTTCAACGTTGATCTTAAAAAACGTTTCACAAAATTATTAAGACTCCGATATTACAATCTATATCGTTTCCGGCCTAAAACGCAGCCTTCGTCTATCAAAGTtggtgattttgttttggtaCCTGAACAAACTAAACGAGAAATTTGGCCTACAGGGCAAATACAAGAATTGGCGATAGGTCGTGATGGTTATATCCGTTCTGCTCGCATAAATTTTCAAGGGTCATCATTATGGCGCCCAATTTCAGGTTTAATACCAATTTCGCGGGCGGAAGATTGTGGTGTTTCGTCGTTTCAATAG